The genomic segment ATGGAGGCGAGTGGGATGACCGTCGTCGTCGTCGGGACGCTCGATACGAAAGGCGAGGAGATCGGCTTCGCCCGCGACGTTGTGCAGGCACAGGGTGTCGACACGCATCTCGTCGATGTCAGCGTCATGGGAGAGCCGGAGATCACGCCCGATACCCCCGCCAGTGCGGTCGCGGAGGCCGGCGGGTCGACGCTCCAGTCGCTCCGCGACGAGGGGGACCGTGGCGTGGCGATGGAAGTGATGGGCAAGGGCGCGGCCTCGATCGTGACCGAGCTCCACGAGGCGGGCGAGCTAGACGGCATCCTCGGACTCGGCGGATCGGGAAACACGTCCATCGCGACCACCGCGATGCGGGCGCTCCCCGTCGGTGTGCCCAAACTCATGGTCTCGACGATGGCCTCCGGGGACACCGAGCCCTACGTCGGGGCCAGCGACATCGCGATGCTGTACTCCGTCGCGGATATCGAGGGACTGAACCAGCTCTCGCGGACGGTCATCTCGAACGCCGCGCTCGCGGTCGTCGGGATGGCCACCAACGATCCGGACGTGGAGGAGTCCGAGAAACCGACCATCGGGCTGACGATGTTCGGCGTCACGACGCCGTGCGTGCAGGCGGCCCGCGAGCGACTCGAAGCGAAGGGGTACGAGACGATCGTCTTCCACGCCACCGGCACCGGCGGCCGGGCGATGGAGAACCTGATCGAGGAAGGCGTCATCGACGGCGTCCTCGACGTGACGACGACCGAGTGGGCCGACGAACTCGTCGGTGGGGTGCTGTCGGCCGGCCCCGAACGGCTCGATGCGGCGGCAGAACGGGGAATCCCGCAAGTGGTCGCGCCCGGTGCGCTGGACATGGTCAACTTCGGCCCGCGTGACTCCGTCCCCGAGGAGTTCGAGGGCCGGACCTTCCACGTCCACAACCCACAGGTCACGCTGATGCGGACGACCCCGGAGGAGAACGCCGAACTCGGGCGGATCATCGCGGGGAAGCTCAACGACGCGACCGGGCCGACGGCGCTGGCCCTGCCGCTCGGTGGCGTCTCGATGCTTTCCAAACCGGGTGAAGCGTTCCACGACCCCGACGCCGATCGAGCGCT from the Haloarcula pelagica genome contains:
- a CDS encoding Tm-1-like ATP-binding domain-containing protein, with product MTVVVVGTLDTKGEEIGFARDVVQAQGVDTHLVDVSVMGEPEITPDTPASAVAEAGGSTLQSLRDEGDRGVAMEVMGKGAASIVTELHEAGELDGILGLGGSGNTSIATTAMRALPVGVPKLMVSTMASGDTEPYVGASDIAMLYSVADIEGLNQLSRTVISNAALAVVGMATNDPDVEESEKPTIGLTMFGVTTPCVQAARERLEAKGYETIVFHATGTGGRAMENLIEEGVIDGVLDVTTTEWADELVGGVLSAGPERLDAAAERGIPQVVAPGALDMVNFGPRDSVPEEFEGRTFHVHNPQVTLMRTTPEENAELGRIIAGKLNDATGPTALALPLGGVSMLSKPGEAFHDPDADRALFDALRDTLDDGVELIESDAAINDESFAELLVDTLEASMDGAGSD